TCTGCTGGAATTCATAGGCCCGCGAAAGACCATCCAGCGCAGCCACGTCCTGACGTTTTGATTCGAGGCTCTTGAGAAAATACCCCTCGCCGAAATCGTGGAGGCGGGCTTCCAGAAGGTCGAAGCCCAGATCCACGTGAAGGCGGCGCTCCGTTTCACGATCGAGCATCGGGCGGGCCAAAAGATTTCGGTGAATCCGGTAAGCGCGCCGCGCTTCTCCGCGAATCCGAAAGAGTCTTCCCAAAAGAAGGTATTCTTCGACGGCCGTGCGGTCCTTCCGGATACGAAGAGACAATGCGTCGATTAGTTCCTGAATGTTGCGAAGAAACTCATGTTGAGAGGAGCGGGCGAAAGCGACGCCGGGCACGTAATCCAAAGTCGCGCCGAGCGGTCTCATTTCCCGAAACAATGAAACCGAATCTTTCGACATCAAGCGCTAACGAATTTTCTTTCGCTCTGTCCAGTCGAGCGAGTCTTCAGGTTGCCCCTCGTGCGTAAATCGACTTTCAAAAGTGGGGGTCGTCACGAGGCCGGGACGGGGAGGTTCTTCATAGAGGGGTTGGTTTCTCAGCGCGTCCACTTCGCGTTCCAAAAGTTCCAGCATCCGGCGGGTTTTGCGAAGGCGTGATTCCATCCGCAGCAGCTCCACAAGGCTGACCACGCCGGCCAAAATAATGCCCGTCACGAAAGCGATCAACAAGACGAGAAACAACGGGTAGGGGGCGGATGTCCAAATCGCCAGCTTGAGGGTGGTCGGTTCTTGGTTTTGCAGGATGAATATCGATAGCGCGAGCGTACTGAACAGAATCAGAAAGATAACGAGAAGCCGGCGCGCCATTCCCATGCGGGGGATCGTACCTTTCCCCGGCCCGGCTGAGAAGTCCGAATTTGTACTGAAAGATCAACAGCTTTACCTGGGGTTTTTGACAAAGAAGGCATAGGTCCGGAGAATCAAAACGTGCCGAAATTTACGGTGAAATTAGCCGGCAACCGCCAAGCCTCCTTTATTGTCGAAGGCTCCGATATTTTCGTCGGACGGGTCCCCGCGATCAACGATATCTGCATTGAGGACCCCTCCGTATCGAGGCAGCACGCCCACATCAAGAAGCGGGAAGAGGGGTACACGATTTACGATCTTAAGAGCCTAAACGGCGTCATTCTCAACGGCGCGCGCGTGTCACGCGCCGTTCTGAAAGATGGGGATGAGATCCGGCTGGGAGACGCCACGATGACGGTTCAGCTCCGGCAAGAATCGGAAGAGGAAGAATTGAACGCCATAGAGCAGTCGGAGGCGACGAAGTCCCACGTGCGAATCGTGCAGGACGAGGTCACGAAGAAAACCGTTGCACCGCGCATCGGCCGTAAAAAACGCTCTAAAAAATCCAAGTAGAAACGCCCAAACGATTTCCGGCCTGAGGGACCGGAATTCGCCAATATTTGCGTCGCCCCATAGCTCAAAATCAATGGCACGGATGCTGCTCACTCCCGCACCGTGATTACACGCACATTCGGAGGCGCTTTCTCCGGAATCGAGCCTTTTGTCGTGACCGTCGAAACCGACGTTCAGCGAGGTATTCCAAAGTTCGAAGTTGTTGGATTGGCGAACAGCGCCGTGCAAGAGGGCCGAAACCGGATTGTTTCGGCGCTGCGAAGCAGTGGAATTCCCTGGAACACCAAACGTGTCACGGTAAACCTGGCTCCCGCAGCGGTACGAAAAGATGGCGCAGCGCTTGATCTACCGATCGCGCTTGGCCTGGCGTCGGCGGCTCAGGTGATTTCGTCTGCGGCTCTCGAGAAATGCGCCGCCATGGGAGAGCTGGCGTTGGATGGAACACTTCGTTCCATCCGCGGCGCGATGGCCTTCTCGGATCATGCCGCGAGTCAGGGATTTCAGCGGGTCATCCTTCCACGCGGATCGGCTGGAGAGGCGGCCCTGGTCCCGGATCTAGAGGTGATCGCTCCCTCCAGTCTGGCGGAGTTAATTGGAGTTCTTCGCGGGGAGGTGACCTGTCCGCCGCCGGCCGCTCCGACCATTCAATGCCGCTGGAATGTGGAGGGGGTGGATTGGTCGGATGTGGGCGGTCAGGAATTTGCAAAACGTGCGCTGGAGATTGGTGCAGCCGGACAACACAATGTCCTCTTAGCGGGACCTCCGGGAGTCGGAAAAACGCTCCTTGCCCGTCGTTTAGCCACGATTCTGCCTCCGATGGATGGGCTCTCTCTTCGCGAACTTCAGCGAATTTACAGCGCCGCGGGGCACGACATCACGAAAGAAGGATTGTCGTTCCCTCCGTTCCGCGCCCCGCATCACAATGCGTCGGTGGCTGGAATGATCGGCGGCGGTAGACCCTTTCGGCCAGGGGAATTCACGCTCGCGCATCGAGGCGTTCTTTTCCTGGATGAACTGCCCGAGTTTCGGCGGGACATCATTGAAGCTTTGCGAGAACCGATGGAAAACGGCGTCGTCACGATCGCCCGATCCGAGGGACTTTACCATCTTCCCTCGCAGTTTCTTCTGCTGGGCGCCATGAATCTTTGTCCCTGCGGATCGCTCGGGGATCCCAAGCTGGTTTGTACATGTGTGCCCCCCGCGGTCATGCGCTACCGTGAAAAAGTGTCGGGGCCGATCCGCGATCGCCTTGATCTCATCGTCGAAACTCCTCGGCCCACATGGAACGATGTCTGGTCGGCCGAGCGCGGCGAGACGAGTGCCAGCGTTCGTGAGCGGGTCGTCGCCGCCCGAGACCGACAGTGGCGAAGGCACGGCCGACGCCCGGTTTGGAACGCGACCCTATCTTCCCGCGAAGTGCGCAAACTGGCGTCTCCGGATGCGGAGGGAGAGCGTTTATTGGAAAAGGCGGTCGATCAACTTGCCCTCTCCGCCCGTGGAATCGACAAGACTCTCCGGGTCGCCCGTACGATCGCCGACCTGGAGGGAAGCGACACGGTTCATGTTTCTCACGTTGCGGAAGCTCTGCAGTACCGGCCGACGCAAATGCGACTAAGCTCGATGACAGGCTAGACTGCTCACGCTTTTAAAAATGGCAGGACGAAAATCAATTGGGGCAACGGTCGAATTGGAAAGGCGCATCCATGAAATTCGAGGGCAACGGGTGATGTTGGACGCTGACCTTGCACAACTCTATGGTGTGAAGACCAAACACCTAAACCAAGCCATAAAACGGAATCCCAAGCGTTTTCCTGTTGATTTTATGTTTCGTTTGACATTTCAGGAATTGAGAAATTTGAGGTCACAAATTGTGACCTCAAAGAAAAGAAAAGGGGGGCGAAGAAATTTGCCATACGCCTTTACAGAGCACGGCGCCTTTATGGCGGCGAACGTATTGAAAAGCTCCAGGGCGGTACTGGTGAGCATTCACGTCGTGCGTGCTTTTGTACGACTTCGAGAAATGATGATGACCCACAAAGATCTGTCGAGAAAGATCGATGAATTGGAGGAGAAATACGATACTCAATTCCGGGTGGTTTTTCAGGCTATACGGCAATTAATGGAACCGCCGGTTCCATTCAAACGAAGAATCGGTTTTCAGTCAGAATCCAAGGAGACGCTTAAAGATGGTTTTTGACAATCCGGTTTCCCGTCTGATACGGACGCCGCCCATGGCGCTCAAATACGATCATGACGAGTTGGTCAAAGATCTGGCTCTACTCATCGAACGGGATTCGCGGTACGCGCTGGTGAAATACTTCGTTCCCTGGGGGGACGCGAAGACCGATCTCATCGGCCCATTTTATCCGGATATCACTGTTCTTCGCCGGGAAGGACGAATCAAGGTGATGATCGAATTTGAAACCCCGTACTCATTTGAAGACAGCGACGAGGTTCGCCGCCTGGAGTCCTTGTCGAGCTATTGCGCGGCGAACGGCTGGGAATTTCATATCGCGTGCGCGGATGACGAGACTCGCGAACTCACGAAAAAAAAGATCTACGGCCGGGAGGTTCAACCCAAAGCCATTTGGGTGCTTGGCGGTACGCCGTTTGCGGCGGACAAACCGATCGACGCCGTGGCTTGACGCAGGCCCGACGGCTCCTATCTCATGGATTTTCGAGCAATCAACTGAACTCTTACGGACGTCGGACTGAGCGGGCGTTCGTTGTAGTAAGTGACGTGAAGGTCGCGGGAACATTCGAGGGCCTCGTTCGTTTTCCAGCATTCGAACGGTTCCGGTTTGTAACCGCCGGAGATCCGAAGCTGATCCACCAGATAACCCTCTAAAATGAGCGTCCCTCCTTTGTTCAGGCCGCGAGCTAAGCCTTTAAAAAGCGTGAGGGGAGGGTGGATGTCGCAGACGACGATCGTGTCGTATTTCATCAATGGGATGAGGAAAAAATCGAGATCCTGCGTCTTGGCCTCGACGGTTACGCCCGATTCTTTGGCCAATTTGGTGGCGCGTTCCACCGCCCGTTCGACAAAATCGATACCGACGATCTTAAATCCCTTAGACGCGAGATAAACGGCGTTTCTTCCTTCCCCCATGCCGACATCGAGCGTTTCGCCTTTTCGAAGATACTCGATATTTTCGACCAAGAACGAAGAGGGCCCCTTTCCGTACAGAAAATCCTGCGAGTCGGCGTACCGTTTCACCCACCATTCCTTGGAGCCCTCCCGTACGGGACGCGTGGATTCTTCGGTCATGCGTAAGCCCTCCTTCCTTCGCCGATGGACTCCCTCTTTACACCGTGCAGCATACTGGCTACCCTATCACCCCCTAAACCGACCCGGAAGTTTGGATGATGGCGATTCAAAAAATGATTTCCCCGTTTCGAACCATTTTCGGTACTGCGCGGAAGGGTGAGGAGGCCCCATCGGGCCAACCGGTCGTGCCGTCCGGTGTGACGCTGGAACAAGGTTTTCCGAAAGGTTTTCACGTCTATGGGTTTACCCCCGGACCGAATCCGGAAGGCGAGATTATGGTCGGTGCCGGGGATCCGGCCACCTCTCATGGAGCTGTATTCGTCGGCCGGCATAATGGCGTGTGGCGTCAGATCGACCTTCCGGATGAAACGGCGCTCCTGACCCATTTCCTCCGACTTCCGGACGGGCGCTTTGTGGCGGGAGGCATGAATGCAATCGGTCGCGGAGCGATCCTGATCGGAGACGCTCGGGCATCCGATTGGCACAGCGTGGACCTCGATCTCCACGCCTATTCTTCCATTGCTGCGCTTCTTCGACTCCGAAACGGCGAACTTCTCGCTTCCCTCGGCCAGATGGTCACGCAAGGGAAGACCAAGCCGGTTCTCTTCCGCTCTACCGATGAGGGAATGAGCTGGGCGAAGGAAGAACAAAACCTGCCGATTTCGATGTTTTTGTCATTTGCCGTCGACGGCAAGGGAACGCTGTACGGCGGTACGTCCGGAGACCATGATCCGCTTCTCTATGTATCCCGCGACGGAGCTCGAATGTGGGAGCCGTTGCCCCCGTTCCCCTCGTATAAGACATACAAAATGGTTCACGTCCGTTCGGTGCGTCAGGAAAGAATCGAACGCTTGTACGTCATGCTTTGGGGCTACAAGACCGACCTCGCGGATCGCGTCATTCGTCTCTATGTCTCCGCGCCTGATTTTTCCGGTTGGGAAGAGCTTCCATCCATCGACGATTCCCACTTCGTCTTTTCGTTTCTGGTTGGTTCCGATGGAACTTTTTATGTCGGAAGCGAAAAGGGAAGGGTTTATCGTTCGAAGGACTTCGGCCGAACGTGGAAGTCGGTCGTTCAGTTCGCGACCAATATCGGGGCGTACGCTTTGCACGAAGATTCCTCAGGACAAATCTGGATCGGAAAGGATTTTGTCGCTCCTTCGCATCCGAGTCTTTGGCGGCTTTGTTTCTGACTTGACAAGGGATAACGCCCTGCGTAAATGACCGAAAGGATGCCGATTCGTCGGTTACTATTCGTTCTTGTTCTTCTTGCCCTGGAAACCTCTGCTTTGGCCGATGCAGCGGCTGGGCTCCACCTTCAGAACTATGCTCGTTGTCTGATGGTCGGGACGGAATATCTGTGTGTCGTTGATACAGACTACATCGATCGTTTGATCCATAAACCGGCGGAAGTTGATTTGCAGCTTTTTGTATTTAGTGCGCCGTCGTGGCGCTCTTCCGAAGATGCCCCGTCGCCGGAGGTCCGAATCTACGGAAGTACTCTTAACGTTTGGCGTCCAGCGGAGCTCTTTCCCGAGGGCAAGCGACACGGCTCGGATCTCTGTTGGGAAACGCCTCTTGGATGTCCGACGCCGTATGACGTCGGCTATTTTTCTCGCAGTCAGAAGGAGCCGGTTCAAAACGTCGATCGCATTTGGAGAGACGTGGATGTTCGCGACTCAGATCCGGAGGTTGTCCGGAAGGCGTTGGAAGCGACGCAGACGATGGCGGCTTTTTTCCCCGTTTCGCGAGCTTCATTCGGTGTGTGGGAAACAATGGTGAATCAGCGGGGGAACAGCCTTTGGTTTGAAGGAAAATGGGAGATCTTCGTTGGTCCGAACTGCGAAAAACCGGGAGGGTGGCTGTCTGCCTTTAAGGCGTCGAACGTCTGTCTCCGCGAGGAAAGAGGAGGAGCGTCATTTACAATCCAGAGCAGGTGTGTTCGATGCGCAGAAACTCCCGACCTCATGACTGTTTCGGAAGTCACCCGACATTTTATCGATGTGAATGCCTTCGAGGTCGTCTTTCGTACGTTAGCTGTGGAGTTTCCAGACCACGGAAAGGTTCTTAGCGATCTGATCGATACGAGAAAGAATTATTACGGCCAGTTGTACAGATATCTCTATCCTCCTCAGGACGATTGATCGCATCCTCCACGTACGATAGGCTTTTGGGATCCATGCGCGGAACTTACACATTCTCCCTAGTAAGACCTCAGCGTCGAAAGACGCGGGAAGTGCGCGTCGGCGACGTGACGATCGGCGGCCAGCACCCGATCGCCGTCCAATCGATGACGACGACCTCCACACTCGATACGAAGGCCACCGTCGATCAAATCTCGAAATTGATCGATGTCGGATGCGACATTGTCCGGGTCACGACGCCGATGATGGCCGATGCCGAGAATGTTCCGAATATCAAAGCCGAGATGAAGCGGCGCAACCTGCGCGTACCGCTCGTGGCGGATGTCCACTTCCTACCACAGGTGGCGCTCAAAGTTTGTGAGTGCGTCGAGAAAGTACGGATCAATCCTGGAAATTACGCCGACCGGAAGAAATTCGACGTGAAAGAGTACACCGACACCGAATATGACGCCGAGATCGGCCGGATTCGGGAGGCTTTCGTTCCGCTCGTTCGGAAGGCGAAGGAGTACGGCGTCGCGATGCGAATCGGCACCAACCACGGCTCGCTCTCCGACCGGATCATGAACCGTTACGGAGACACGCCTCTCGGAATGGTCGAATCGGCGCTGGAGTTTCTTCGGATCGCCGAGGACGAGGGGTATCGAGACATCATCTTATCGATGAAGTCGTCCAATACGCGGGTGATGATTCAGGCCTACCGCCTCCTTGTCGCTAAGATGAACGAATACGGGATGGACTATCCTCTCCATCTCGGTGTCACGGAAGCGGGGGACGGAGAAGACGGCCGGATCAAGTCGTCGATCGGAATCGGGAGCCTCCTGGCCGACGGCTTGGGCGACACGATTCGCGTTTCACTGACGGAAGACCCCGAGCATGAAGTCCCCGTGGCCCGGCGGATCGCCAATTTCTATTCCCGGCCCTTCGTTTCAAAGCCAACCAAACCATCCGTCGAGATTCACCCCGCGTGGGACTTCTTCTCGTACGATCGCAGGGTGAGCGATCGCTTGGCAGGAAAGACGATCGGCGTGGGAGAAGGAAGTCTGGTTCGAGTCCGGACGGACGTTACGGCGGCCCGTTTGGAGCCGTTTGTGTCGACGTACGGCCGGTTCGAGCCGAAAGTTGAAATCGTCTCCATGGTCACCTCGCCGGAATTGGCGTCGTCCAAAGTCTATCCGAAGCTGGCCGGCGAAATGTCGGTGCTCCTTCGCGCCGGGACCGAAACACCGTCGGACCTTTCGGGACAAGAGATCCCGTTCGACCAGTTGTCGATTCGCCCGTCGCCCGCCTGGAGCGAGCCGAAATATCTCGAATCTTTGATTCGCCTCTTGGGCGGCCGGCCTCTTTGGCTGCGCGTGAACGACGAAAAAGGGTTGGGCCAAGTCATTCCATGGATCGAAAGAGCGGGATCGAAAGTGAAAATCGGTCTCGAAATCGAAGGGAATCAGCTTACATCGATCGGCCGGATGGCCGCGGCCGAATTGTCAAAAAACAACCTGCGAACGCCCATCCACCTTCGGTACGTAGCCAAGCCCGATGAACCGGCCCACGACATTCTGGTCCGGGCGTCCGTAGAAATCGGTTGCCTTCTGTGCGACGGCATCGGCGACAGCATCGAGGTTTCCTCGTCGCAAGATATTCCGTTCAACCATCGACTGGCGTTCAACATTTTGCAGGCCGGCCGCCTTCGGATGACGAAGACGGAATATATCGCCTGTCCGTCCTGCGGCCGGACGCTGTTCGATCTTCAGGAGACGACGGCGCGGATTCGGTCGAGGACATCTCATCTCAAAGGTGTCAAGATCGCGATCATGGGTTGCATCGTGAACGGTCCGGGGGAGATGGCCGACGCGGATTTCGGTTATGTCGGCTCGGGTCCCGGTTTTATCAACCTTTACGTAGGCAAAGAATGTGTGGAGCGGCACGTACCTCAAGCGGAAGCGGATCATCGCCTCGTGAACCTCATTAAGTCGCGCGGGCAATGGGTCGATCCGACATAATCCCGGAGATCGCTCATCGCGTTCTCTGCGCTTCGTTCGAACAACCGTGGAATTTTCCTCACCTGGTCGATCGGGAAGTCACCCGCAATCACGCGCTTCGGTCCGCCGATCGGCGGGAGCTGACTGAAATTCTTCACGACTCGGTTCGATGGCGTCGGAGGATCTGGGGAGACATCGCCCCGAGTCGTATGGACGATGCTTACGTTCGCGAACGATTAGTTGAAGCCAAGAGCCTGCGCCACGCTCCGCCGATCACCAAATGGTCATCTTTAAGCATGGATGCATTGGCTCGCGAACTTTCCTATCCGACCTGGCTGATCGAAAGATGGATTCACAATTTGGGGCTGGCGTCGACGATTTCGCTGGCGTTGTCGATGAATGAGCCGGCTCCCGTCACTCTCCGGACGAACATACTGAGAATCGATCGCAAGGCACTGAAAGATCGTTTGGCGAAAGAAGATGTTCCGACGCAAGAGACCCGGCAATCTCCGTGGGGTCTCAACGTCACCGGGCGGAGAAATTTGCGCGGCCTCAGAAGTTTCAAAATGGGCTTTTTTGAAATTCAGGACGAGGGGAGCCAGATGGCGGTTCTGTTGAGCGAAGCGAAATCCGATCAGACCGTGGTCGACGCGTGTACCGGCGCCGGAGGAAAAGCTTTGGCGATCGCCGGTCTCCTCCGAAACAGCGGCCGGATCCTTGCGCTCGATGCGGACAGCCGGCCCTTTGCGGAACTTCAGCGGCGGGCCAAACGTTCCGGCGTCAAGAACATCGAAACGATGTGGGTCGCAGCCGACGATCCGGACCCGCTCCCCAGTTTCAAGAAGAAGGCCGATATCGTTCTCGTGGACGCACCCTGCTCCTCTCTCGGAACCCTGAGGCGGCGACCGTGGGCAAAGTGGGCGATCTCGGCCGAAAACGCGGATCAATTTCCCAAAAGGCAGCTCGCTCTTCTTCGGCGATTCGCACAGGTTGTAAAGCCGAACGGCCGGATCGAATACATCACCTGCACTTTGCACGCGGCGGAGAACGAGGCCGTCGTCTCCGCTTTTCAGAAAGAAGAGACGGAATTTACGCCGCTCGGCGACCCTAAGATCTTGCGGCCGGACACCGACGGCTGCGACGGTTTCTTTATCGCACGGTTTGAACGCCTCACCGCCTAGGGATTGGATAGAAACAGCTGTTTTAGTGTATAATTAGTATACAATAACGGGGTGAATTTTGAGCATGACCCCGAAAAGAGCGAGGCAAACCGAAAGAAACATGGCATCGATTTTCTCGAAGCCGAGAAGCTGTGGGAAGGACCGTGCGTTGAGTTCGCCGCCCGCAGCGAGTTTGATAACCGGTTTGCTCTGTTTGGATCGCTTGGCAGACAACTATACACGTGCATTTACACCGTGAGGGAGGACCGAATTCGAATTATCAGTTGTCGGAGGGCCCGCGAAAAGGAGGTCAGGTTGTATGAAAAAAGCTTTAAGAAAACCTAGGACCGCCGAAGAATTTGACGCTTATTTTGAGGGTCACGATATTGCGCCCTTGCTCGATACGCGGACAAGGCGCGTGAACATCGATTTTCCGGCATCCGTCCTCAGTCGCTTGGATCTAAAGGCGCGCCAGCTGGGTTTAACCCGCCAGGCGCTTGTTAAGTACTGGATTGCTGAACGGCTGGAACTTGTTCTAAAGCCTGGTCGCTGAGTAGCGTCGACGAACATCGAGAATGTCCCAAGCCATGAAAGACATTTTGGCCGCTCTGAAATCGTGGCGGACGGCCTCGGTGACGCTGCTTTCGTTTTCCTCGGGATTGCCGTTGGGCATCGTGATGATCGCCATTCCGGACTGGATGCGCGATGTGGGTGTGGATATTCGCATTGTCGGTCTGATCACGTTGGCCCAACTCCCTTGGTCGCTGAAAGTTCTTTGGGCGCCCACGATGGATCGATGGCAGCTTCCCTGGTTAGGGCGGCGGAGAGACTGGACCGCCGTCATGCAGATTGCGCTACTTATTTTGTCTTTAATGCTGGCTGGCGTGGGCCACCACCCGGATACGCCGTGGGTCGTTGCCGCTCTGGCGTTCGCGATCGCGATTGCCTCGGCGAGCCAGGACATCGCACTGGACGCATATGCCGTGGATGTCCTGCATCGAGAGGAGCAAGGAATCGCGGTCGGCGCCCGCACGGCCTTCTATCGAATCGCGACCGGTGTTTCGGGCGGACTCGCGATCACGTGTGCCGGATGGGTTTCCTGGCCGGTGGTCAACGCATGCTTGGCGCTTCTTTATCTTCCGCTTCTTTGGATCACGTGGAAGGCGCCCGATCCGGAGGTTCATCCGATTCCCCCCAAAACGATCCGCGAAGCGGTATGGGAGCCGCTGCACGGATTTCTCTCGCGCCCTCGGGCGATGGAGATTCTCGCGTTCGTCATTTTCTACAAACTGGCCGACACGTTCGCCTCAGCCCTTATCCGGCCCTTTTTGATCGATATGGGGTATTCGTCGTTTGATCGCGGTGTTGCCTTGGCCACGATGGGACTTACGGCCTCCTTGGTCGGTTCGATTGTCGGAGGTGTGGTTACAACGGCGATCGGGCTTGGAAATTCCCTTTGGGTGTTCGGCTTTTTGCAGATCTTTTCGAATATCGGCTACGCGTTCATTGCGGACTCACCGGTAAATCGGCTCCTGATGTATTCCGCCGTGGGCGTCGAGCATTTTACGGGTGGGTTGGGAGCGGGGGCGTTCGGCGTCTTTCTATTTCGGATTACGCAGAAGCGGTTTTCGGCGACGCAATACGCTCTTTTCTCTTCGTTTTTCGCTTTGCCCCGAATCATCTCCGGTCCGATTACGGGATTTGTCGTCAACGCCATCGGATGGAAGCTGTTTTTCTGGCTATCGCTGACGGCCGGTATTCCGGGGATGATCCTTTTGCAGCGTTTTGCTCCTCTCGGTGTGCGTGAGCCGGCGGTGGAACAAAAAGATTAGACCTTGAGCATGGAATCATCACGCGGTAAGTGTCGATAAGTATGGCCGAACCGAAAGAGAAGGGAGCTTCGGGCCTCTGTACTCGGCCCTGCGAAAAAACCATTGAACCCCGCGACTACGTGGTGTTGCCGAAGGGGAAGGCGCACGAAGCATATGCCAAAACACCGCGCGTTTCGGTACTCAATGTTGTTCGGTCTTTGGAGAGCCTGCCCGACGACGAATTTACCAGTGACTCCATTGCCGATTTTCTGCGCCGGCATCCGATCGATCTGGAATCGATTGGCCGATACACGCTGTTCGATTCGGCTCGGTACACGAGGAATCGGATTGCTTTGAACCATCGGTTCGAAGTCATGCTCTTGTGCTGGGAGCAAGGGCATGCCACGCCGGTACATAATCATGACGGCCAAAGTTGCTGGGTTTATCTCCTTTCCGGAAAGCTCTCGTTTACGAATTACAAGTGGTTGGGGTGCGATCGGGGCGAACGCACGGTTCACTTGAAGGAATTGTCCCGCGTCCCGATGGCCGCGGAGGGGAGTATGAACGTGATCGATGAAAGGGACGCGATCCATCAATTGGCGAATGAACCGGCGTTTGGAACAAGAGCGATTTCCCTCCATGTTTACGCAAAGCCGCTGCAAACGTGCGTGGTTTACGATGCCAAAGCCGGGAACTGCTGGGACCAAAGGCTGGCGTATTATTCTATTGATGGAGTTCGGGTTCCGGCTCTACCGCAAATAATCGGATAAGACCGACTTTCCATTGCTCAAAATTGGCTCGCCGTCCCCCAAGAGCAACGCGTCGAACTCGTACTTCAGCAGCGCTCGAAGCCCCTCTTTCGCTTTTGCAGGGTCCTTAAATTTTTCCGGGGGGAGCATCGAGATCGATCCCTCAGGCTTCCCGATGACGGCATCTCCCACGATCAACGC
This portion of the Bdellovibrionota bacterium genome encodes:
- a CDS encoding MFS transporter, whose translation is MSQAMKDILAALKSWRTASVTLLSFSSGLPLGIVMIAIPDWMRDVGVDIRIVGLITLAQLPWSLKVLWAPTMDRWQLPWLGRRRDWTAVMQIALLILSLMLAGVGHHPDTPWVVAALAFAIAIASASQDIALDAYAVDVLHREEQGIAVGARTAFYRIATGVSGGLAITCAGWVSWPVVNACLALLYLPLLWITWKAPDPEVHPIPPKTIREAVWEPLHGFLSRPRAMEILAFVIFYKLADTFASALIRPFLIDMGYSSFDRGVALATMGLTASLVGSIVGGVVTTAIGLGNSLWVFGFLQIFSNIGYAFIADSPVNRLLMYSAVGVEHFTGGLGAGAFGVFLFRITQKRFSATQYALFSSFFALPRIISGPITGFVVNAIGWKLFFWLSLTAGIPGMILLQRFAPLGVREPAVEQKD
- a CDS encoding cysteine dioxygenase family protein translates to MSISMAEPKEKGASGLCTRPCEKTIEPRDYVVLPKGKAHEAYAKTPRVSVLNVVRSLESLPDDEFTSDSIADFLRRHPIDLESIGRYTLFDSARYTRNRIALNHRFEVMLLCWEQGHATPVHNHDGQSCWVYLLSGKLSFTNYKWLGCDRGERTVHLKELSRVPMAAEGSMNVIDERDAIHQLANEPAFGTRAISLHVYAKPLQTCVVYDAKAGNCWDQRLAYYSIDGVRVPALPQIIG